One genomic segment of Garra rufa chromosome 13, GarRuf1.0, whole genome shotgun sequence includes these proteins:
- the churc1 gene encoding protein Churchill yields MCTGCVQKQYPDRGHTCLENGSYLMNFLSCANCHQRDFVLISDRTMVNEDEEEIVTYLHMCKNCDHVIARHEYTFTVVDDYQEYTMLCMLCGKAEDSISVLPDDPRQTAPLF; encoded by the exons ATGTGTACTGGTTGTGTTCAGAAACAGTATCCCGACAGG GGTCATACCTGTCTGGAGAATGGTTCATATCTGATGAATTTTCTCAGCTGCGCCAACTGTCACCAGCGGGACTTTGTGCTGATCAGCGACAGGACGATGGTGAATgaagatgaggaggagattgTCACTTATCTGC ATATGTGCAAGAACTGTGATCATGTCATAGCCAGACACGAGTACACCTTCACTGTGGTGGATGACTATCAG gaATACACAATGTTGTGCATGTTGTGTGGAAAAGCAGAGGATTCCATCAGCGTGCTGCCAGATGATCCCAGACAAACAGCGCCTCTGTTTTAG